One window of the Takifugu rubripes chromosome 13, fTakRub1.2, whole genome shotgun sequence genome contains the following:
- the greb1 gene encoding protein GREB1 isoform X1, which translates to MGNSYAGQMRTTRFEEVLHNSIEASLRSNVAVPPPVFSQLYLEIEKSLAQDGHAEVDDDDEDASEDTSPHIPYQMKPPPEGCCTTEGFCQAGRDLRLSSLALDTFDVPPGFLLVGVKSHTLPEDLLVCTVDCRFLPDERGHDALLGFSGNCVGCGEKGFRYFTDFANHINLKLSTQPKKQKHLKYLLYRNNQSVLVKGAPICWRGHDTRTKKNGSSHVSSNEQPSNMPLNHPSHTTGSHTGGSHVDSAAGPQVNDAPQSITNCNLAVSSNVQLPLNQSVARRPSVTAPHSNSGPPKKRHKGWSPESAANSVPDGTMKTPTSSSSLPTLSVSSVITNGARSDGAAPGITSTPSPPGLSVTVPDQLLHTCRLRPVIFTGHGTLPQLTGNVSEVLVSSLLQSCYLSSQTLPRVYQHYGPSPIQPLSAEMQILLTVYYLVQLGPVQVPLIEDLEQILMRSWRESHLSEIRQYQQPQPPTTHGRHYGIEMPAILPGFPQHLPVPPQSQQPLSPSQLPWLAQLATSSCGEGVVVLGEHIKSLARGIQQTFNRLMEGQLENTNYVVIIVSSPGEQTQSCVIVTGKHQCRALAESMYSPIEGLREISRQLSTDITQELLQYCNCLGDDGDMDSLLDLAAVDTKEPSALSRNSPKDSNIHISKDLPSPKVQSASLKDSCSEYLVEWCEVRPIQLAVARKLLSHVCAIADSSTQNLDLGSFDRVSFLILVPPSEVTFQQTVLHLWSSGVLGGLDQGCASKQEAERYVVKMDHGAQARIESLIHEAHSNSYTLYILVHDHAHWDIHNASCRSSDNGLGLVDQLLNSGLIRDAPNILILHVTSFPFALQTQCTRISPYNEIHWPSAFSNDVDLYHERTRYFGVSELLESTHSGSSLPLMRYDSSFESMASALEERFLMLHSAVIRTTVLIQHYCVALMAVSGRIGDSDHLHKHTSVETLEITQSLFTAAQQCPSRHGHMVLLRIPSPALAEWAFRQLCRVRRQLGLEHSFEIILGNPNQPLNIGQSFVDQIKKWLKIQEADWVPRTYLELEALPCILILSGAEPLGESLPRSLKHCDLRVISSSYLQRTNLEQELGLAAYLVRAEPRLQHNPSSGSDTLESDAEKLSSTDNEEEEEQNDDSPLSSSQQLQSCSDTGAADASTTAPNVLKGTVDNVQSQTPPASQSFPRPTPPVHQTHPHMHSYSQEQPTSQLPPQPPVQCRNQTSSQTISSFPQQQTVPPGQPLLRAPKTSSFGSLSPQASSPHRSCSWARGVRRPPSVLLPRTLYNVITASDSSGLPRCTSFLPHMSVAWASSFRPLLSKMMTCTEQSLYYRQWTVPRSYHMDSNNRTEGRSDNFHPRRLLLSGPPQVGKTGAYLHFLGILSRMLIRLMEVDIYDEEETNCSVQLQEVQYHPPNTSWPNPEIMKTIPFDYTVHDPKYDDISSVYNPAYKPSDEGNPVCQEEVFLRRRTCRIKLSKYAAYNTYHHCEQCHQYLGFNHRYQMCESTLHTFTFTHLLLGEEIQLYFIIPKSKERYFSFNQSGGQLEGMHLPLTSDRSPDCIKSPIFTPTTGRHEHGLFNLFHALDGASHLHILVVKEYEMAVYKKYWPNHIMLVLPSVFNGAGIGAAHFLIKELSYHNLEMERSRRLEGGGPAGDVRPFIILADDSCVMWNVVDLDTRNGPAEQAISLKQVLLHMEGCPDLAHYGLCGIRKWTSRTLTGNKHREPFSRGHLHDFLLLNVDQSQNVQYDQNRFSCHDVDFGLRLHSAGMLVCRFNGFSVMKKQISIGGYRTFVIKTKVSDDPVPTSVGPSQYVCAPDTKHLFLATPAQLLLEKYLQHTSQKLFPLSTRNYTHPVLSVDCYLNLGPEVTVCFVSSRPHSVNINTTGLLFSGLLLSFADSFVTPGFLKKFSFLKGATLCVISADRSSLRKTVSRLELEEEWRFRLSDEFQTANAKEDRPLFFLTGKHI; encoded by the exons ATGGGGAACTCTTATGCAGGCCAGATGCGGACCACTCGCTTTGAGGAAGTACTCCATAACTCCATTGAGGCGTCGCTGCGGTCGAATGTTGCTGTGCCTCCACCTGTATTCTCACAACTGTACCTGGAAATTGAGAAGTCACTGGCCCAGGATG GCCACGCAGaagttgatgatgatgatgaggatgcttCAGAGGATACCAGCCCTCACATACCCTATCAGATGAAGCCCCCGCCTGAGGGATGCTGTACTACAGAGG GGTTCTGTCAAGCAGGTAGAGACCTCCGCTTGTCCTCACTGGCATTAGACACTTTTGATGTGCCCCCTGGATTTCTGCTGGTGGGGGTCAAGTCCCACACTCTCCCTGAGGACCTGCTTGTGTGCACTGTGGACTGCCGCTTTCTACCGGATGAACGTGGGCATGATGCCCTGCTGG GGTTCTCAGGGAACTGTGTGGGCTGTGGAGAAAAAGGCTTTCGCTATTTCACAGACTTTGCCAATCACATTAATCTAAAACTGAGCACCCAgcccaaaaaacaaaagcacttgAAGTACCTTCTGTACCGGAACAATCAGAGCGTGCTGGTCAAAGGAGCACCCATCTGCTGGAGGGGGCACG ATACCAGGACAAAAAAGAATGGCTCCAGTCATGTCAGCTCAAACGAGCAGCCATCAAACATGCCACTCAATCACCCATCGCACACAACTGGCAgccacacag GAGGATCCCATGTCGACTCAGCGGCTGGACCACAGGTTAATGATGCCCCCCAGTCCATCACAAATTGCAACCTTGCTGTTTCCTCCAATGTCCAACTACCTTTGAATCAGTCAGTAGCCAGGAGACCTTCAGTTACAG CGCCACATTCAAATTCTGGACCTCCTAAAAAGAGGCACAAGGGCTGGTCACCCGAGTCAGCTGCCAACAGTGTGCCCGATGGCACCATGAAGACcccaacatcttcatcatccctACCAACACTATCGGTGTCCTCTGTCATCACAAATGGAGCCAGATCAG ACGGTGCAGCGCCAGGAATCACAAGCACACCTTCTCCCCCAGGGCTGTCCGTAACAGTGCCTGAtcagctgctgcacacctgCAGACTGCGACCTGTTATCTTCACAG GTCATGGCACACTCCCTCAGCTGACTGGTAATGTCAGTGAGGTGCTTGTCAGTTCTCTCCTACAGAGCTGTTACCTCAGCTCACAGACACTCCCCAGAGTCTACCAGCACTACGGCCCCTCGCCCATTCAGCCACTCTCTGCTGAGATGCAGATTCTGCTTACAGTCTACTACCTCGTTCAGTTGG GGCCTGTACAGGTGCCTCTGATAGAGGACCTGGAGCAGATACTCATGAGGTCATGGAGAGAGTCTCATCTCAGTGAAATCAGACAGTATCAGCAGCCTCAACCTCCAACTACCCATGGGAGGCATTATGGAATAGAG ATGCCTGCCATCCTGCCTGGCTTTCCCCAGCATCTCCCTGTACCTCCTCAGAGCCAACAGCCCCTGTCTCCCAGCCAGCTTCCATGGCTCGCTCAGCTGGCCACCTCATCCTGTGGAGAAGGTGTTGTGGTCCTGGGAGAACACATCAAATCTTTGGCTCGGGGCATTCAGCAAACATTTAACAGATTAATGGAGGGACAGCTTGAAAACACCAACTATGTGGTCATTATTGTCTCGTCACCAGGAGAGCAAACTCAGTCCTGTGTGATAGTCACAg GTAAACACCAGTGTAGGGCATTGGCAGAAAGTATGTACTCTCCCATTGAAGGTCTGAGGGAAATCAGCCGCCAGCTCTCTACAGACATCACACAGGAACTTCTTCAGTACTGCAACTGTCTTGGAGATG ATGGTGACATGGACTCTCTGCTGGATCTCGCTGCTGTGGACACAAAGGAACCATCTGCTTTATCCAGAAATAGTCCTAAAGACTCAAACATACATATTTCTAAAGACTTGCCAAGCCCTAAAGTGCAGTCGGCCAGTCTAAAAGACTCTTGTTCAG AGTATCTTGTAGAGTGGTGTGAGGTTCGGCCTATCCAGCTAGCAGTGGCCAGAAAGCTGCTGTCCCACGTTTGTGCCATAGctgacagcagcacacagaACCTGGATCTTGGCTCATTTGACAGGGTCAGCTTCCTCATTCTGGTTCCACCCTCTGAAGTCACATTTCAGCAGACCGTCCTCCACCTGTGGAGCTCAG GTGTTCTTGGAGGTTTAGACCAGGGGTGTGCGTCTAAACAGGAGGCTGAACGTTACGTTGTAAAGATGGATCATGGTGCTCAGGCTCGAATCGAAAGCCTCATCCATGAAGCTCACAGCAACTCCTACACACTCTACATTCTGGTCCATGACCATGCACACTGGGACATTCACAA TGCATCTTGCCGCAGCTCTGACAATGGTTTGGGTCTGGTGGACCAGCTATTAAACTCCGGACTGATCAGGGATGCTCCAAACATTCTTATCCTGCATGTTACCTCCTTCCCATTTGCCCTGCAGACTCAGTGCACCCGCATCAGTCCCTACAATGAAATTCACTGGCCCTCTGCATTCAGTAAT GATGTTGACCTTTATCATGAGAGAACGCGGTACTTTGGTGTCTCCGAGCTTCTAGAGTCCACTCATTCTGGAAGCAGCTTGCCTTTGATGCGTTATGATTCCTCCTTTGAAAGCATGGCATCTGCGCTGGAAGAGAG GTTTCTCATGCTGCATAGTGCTGTCATTCGCACGACCGTCTTGATCCAGCATTATTGTGTAGCTCTGATGGCCGTATCTGGCAGAATTGGTGACTCTGATCATCTCCATAAACACACCTCTGTGGAGACCTTGGAGATCACACAGTCACTGTTCACGGCTGCCCAGCAGTGCCCTTCACGTCATGGTCACATGGTGCTGCTGCGAATACCCTCCCCAGCTCTGGCTGAGTGGGCCTTCAGACAGCTGTGCAGAGTCCGGAGGCAGCTGGGACTGGAGCACAGTTTTGAAATCATATTGGGGAATCCAAACCAACCTCTGAATATTGGACAGAGCTTTGTTGATCAGATCAAG AAATGGCTAAAAATCCAGGAAGCTGACTGGGTTCCTCGAACTTAcctggagctggaggcgctTCCCTGCATTTTGATCTTGTCTGGAGCTGAGCCGCTTGGAGAATCTTTGCCCAG GTCGCTGAAGCACTGTGATCTGAGAGTGATCAGCAGTTCGTACCTGCAGCGAACCAATCTTGAACAAGAGCTCGGCCTGGCTGCTTATCTGGTCAGGGCGGAGCCGCGGCTGCAGCATAATCCCAGTTCTGGAAGCGACACGTTGGAGAGTGATGCAGAGAAACTGAGCAGCACTgataatgaggaggaagaggagcagaatg ATGACTCTCCTTTGTCATCCAGTCAGCAGCTTCAGTCATGTTCAGATACTGGTGCTGCAGATGCTTCTACCACTGCCCCAAATGTCCTGAAAGGGACCGTAGACAATGTACAGTCACAAACACCACCTGCATCACAGTCTTTCCCACGTCCAACACCTCCGGTGCACCAAACCCATCCTCACATGCACAGTTATTCCCAGGAGCAACCCACCTCCCAACTACCACCACAACCACCAGTGCAATGTAGGAATCAGACATCATCTCAAACAATAAGCTCCTTCCCTCAACAACAAACAGTTCCTCCTGGCCAGCCTCTTCTCCGGGCACCCAAAACCTCCTCTTTTGGATCTTTGTCCCCACAAGCCTCATCTCCTCATCGCAGCTGCTCCTGGGCAAGGGGAGTAAGACGGCCACCATCCGTGCTGCTTCCTCGCACCCTCTACAATGTTATCACGGCCAGCGACAGTAGTGGGCTTCCCAGATGCACTTCATTTCTGCCTCACATGTCCGTTGCATGGGCAAGTAGCTTCAG ACCATTGCTGAGTAAGATGATGACATGCACAGAACAGTCTCTGTACTATCGTCAGTGGACAGTACCACGCTCCTACCACATGGATAGTAACAATCGCACTGAAGGCCGGAGCGACAACTTTCACCCCCGCAGGCTGCTGCTTAGTGGACCCCCTCAG GTGGGTAAGACAGGAGCTTATCTGCACTTCCTGGGTATTCTGTCTCGGATGCTTATCAGGCTGATGGAGGTGGACATCtatgatgaagaagaaaccaACTGCA GTGTCCAACTGCAGGAAGTGCAGTACCACCCCCCAAATACTTCCTGGCCAAACCCAGAAATTATGAAGACAATTCCATTTGACTACACTGTCCATGACCCCAAATATGATGACATCAGCTCTGTCTATAACCCCGCATACAAACCTAGTGATGAAG GAAACCCTGTgtgccaggaggaggtgttcctGCGCAGGAGGACGTGCAGGATTAAGCTCTCCAAATACGCAGCTTACAATACTTACCATCACTGTGAACAGTGTCACCAGTACTTGGGCTTCAACCACAGGTACCAG ATGTGTGAGTCTACGCTGCACACCTTCACGTTCACACATCTACTGCTGGGAGAAGAGATCCAGCTCTACTTTATCATTCCAAAGTCAAAAGAACGCTACTTTAGCTTCAACCAATCAGGAGGCCAGCTGGAGGGCATGCACCTTCCTCTTACCTCAGACCGG AGTCCAGACTGCATCAAGAGTCCAATCTTCACCCCGACCACTGGCCGTCACGAGCACGGTCTGTTTAACCTTTTCCATGCTTTGGATGGAGCCTCACATTTACACATCCTAGTGGTTAAAGAGTACGAGATGGCTGTCTATAAAAAATACTGGCCAAACCACATCATGCTGGTCCTGCCTTCTGTCTTCAATGGAGCTGGAATAG GTGCTGCCCACTTCCTGATTAAAGAACTTTCTTATCACAACCTGGAGATGGAGCGGAGTCGGCGTCTGGAAGGAGGGGGCCCAGCAGGTGATGTGCGGCCCTTCATCATTCTGGCTGACGACTCCTGTGTTATGTGGaatgtggtggacttggataCTCGCAA TGGCCCTGCAGAACAGGCCATCTCACTGAAACAGGTCCTGCTGCACATGGAGGGTTGTCCAGACCTGGCTCACTACGGACTCTGTGGAATCAGAAAATGGACCAGTCGCACCCTCACAG GCAATAAACATAGGGAACCTTTCTCCAGAGGTCACCTGCATGACTTCCTTCTTCTCAATGTGGATCAAAGCCAGAATGTCCAGTATGACCAGAACCGCTTCAGCTGCCATGACGTGGACTTCGGCCTGAGGCTGCACAGTGCAGGCATGCTTGTCTGCCGGTTCAATGGCTTCAGTGTCATGAAAAAGCAGATTTCCATTGGAGGATACAGAACATTTGTTATCAAGACCAAG GTGTCCGATGATCCAGTTCCCACATCAGTGGGGCCCTCCCAGTACGTGTGTGCCCCTGACACCAAGCACCTTTTCCTGGCTACGccagctcagctcctcctggagaAATACCTCCAACACACCAGCCAGAAGCTGTTTCCACTCAGCACCAGGAACTACACCCACCCTGTGCTGTCTGTTGACTGTTATCTCAACCTGGGACCAgag GTGACGGTGTGTTTTGTGAGTTCCAGACCTCATTCTGTCAACATTAACACAACAGGGCTGCTCTTTAGTGGCCTTCTGCTCTCTTTCGCTGATTCCTTTGTGACTCCCGGGTTCCTCAAGAAGTTCTCTTTCCTCAAAG GGGCGACTCTGTGTGTCATCAGTGCAGATCGAAGCTCCCTCAGGAAAACGGTGAGCAGGCTGGAGCTCGAGGAGGAGTGGAGGTTCAGGCTCAGCGATGAATTCCAGACAGCCAATGCCAAGGAGGACCGGCCACTCTTCTTTCTAACGGGGAAACACATTTGA